GTTGGAGCATTCATCATTCATCATTCATTGTTCCCCCTTAACTCTCTCTCTCCAATGCACCTGACTCATCCTAGGGAGAGAGTGTGGGAGCTTTTGTATCCTACACTACAGAATCTCTAGTGCGAGTTCTGCGTATTCCCATAAAAGTTAAAAAATGTAGCAAAATTAACCAAAAATCCTAAGGTTCATTACTCTTAGAATAATGCTGTATCAAAAACTACATTTTTTTTTAGGACCTATGAACTTTTACTTTAATACTCCAAGTTTTGACCAGGAAGAGGCACTCAGATACCAACCGGGACAGCGCGTAGAGTTAAAAGCTCGCCCTGGAATGGTGGACGTGATTGCTGAATATGATCCGATGATGGTACCACCCATCTGGTTAGCGAATGATCCAAAACCCCGATATCCCCACGAATTGAATGTGCTGCCAAAAGCCGTGGTAGGCAATGCTTGGTTAAGAGTATCTAGGCGTAATCAGCTCAAGCCTCTAGCACAACCGCCTCGCTGCCACTTGACCCCTGCCGGTCGGGTGCGTTGTGGCAGCGCTCACGGCTAGGGCGAGTTCTGCTTCCTAAAAAGTTGCTTTGTATTTGACGCATTTGCGGGTCAAGCCTGTGTGATGATTAATAAATGCAGGACTTATGCGATTGAAAAGGGTGTGTAAGTCCTATAAATCTATAAATATAAGCAGATTGTTGTTGGGAGAATAATTTAATGCGGGATGCAGTCACAAGCCTGATTAGGAGGTATGACGGCACAGGTCGTTACCTGGATCGGAATGCGATTGATTCACTCAAGTCCTACTTTGAAACCGGTACGGGACGGATTGCGGCAGCAGCGGTAATTAATGGCAATGCGGCAGCGATTGTCAAACAGGCCGGCTCACAGTTATTTGATGAATTGCCCGAACTGATCCGTCCTGGTGGAAATGCCTATACGACTCGTCGCTATGCGGCTTGTTTGCGGGACATGGACTATTACTTGCGCTATGCCAGTTATGCCTTAGTGGCGGGTGACATGAATGTGTTAGATGAGCGGGTGCTGCAAGGGTTGCGGGAAACCTACAACTCTTTGGGAGTGCCCATTGCTCCAACCGTTCGCGGTGTTCAGCTCATGAAAGACATTGTTAAGGACATGGCAGCGGAAGCTGGGGTGCAAAATACTGGGTTTATCGATCAGCCGTTTGACCACCTGACTCGCGAGTTGAGCGAACAGGATCTCTAGGCTTTACATAACAAAAACACGGACAAAACAACATAAGCGATCGTGACTTGAAGCCATCAAGAGCGATCGCTTAATTTTTGGGTTTGACCGATTTGTGCATAAGTTCTCCCCTCTCAGAGGTAGATGAAATCGATGAGATGAAAGCGGTTAAGCGAGGACTGATTCAATGCAACTCAAGTCAATGGGATTGATAGCAGTGGTTACGCTATTGGCGGGTATCTCGACCCCAGTTTCAGCCCTGACAGTCAACAGACATACCCCACAAGCGCAACAAACGGAACTTTTGGCAATGTCTGGCCCCCAGTTGGCACAAACCCAATCCGCTGAGTTTGAGCAGTGGTTTAACCAGGGGAGTTCCCTTTTAAAACAGGAAACCTATGCAGAAGCCCTGAAAGCCTTTGCACAAGCCATCCGGCTCAATCCCAATAGTGCTGAGGCGTGGGAAGGGCAAGGCGCGGCGCTGTATGGGTTAGAGCAGTATCAAGAGGCGAGTGTGGCTTTTCAAAAAGCCGTTGAACTCGATCCTAAGTTTATTGCAGCTTGGGTGGAACTGGGTAATGCGCTTGATGATGCAGGTCAGCCAGTGGAGGCGCTGAAAGCCTATGACGAAGCGCTGCGACTCGACCCCAACGACGAGAGTGCTTGGTACAATCGGGGAGTAACGCTGGGACGTTTAGAACGCTACGAAGAGTCTGTGGCGGCCTATGACCAAGCGGTTCGCATCAACCCCAACGATGAGAGTGCTTGGTACAATCGCGGCAATGACTTGGCGAAGTTGAAACGCTACGAAGACGCGATCGCTTCTTATGACCGGGCGATTGAAATCAATTCTAAGATTGAGAAAGTTTGGTTTAATCGGGGAATTGCCCTGGCAAATTTGCAACGGTATCAGGATGCGATCGCGTCTTTTAATGAAGCCTTGCGAATTAACCCCAATAATGCTAGAGCGAGAGAGAATCGCGATCTGTTGCAGCAACAGGTCGGACAACATTCAGAATCTGAAGTCGTTTAATGGCTATCCGAATTTGCCATCAAACGCAGAATATAAACATAAATAAAGTGGCTTTATAGGTCATAATCGCGATAGTCATCTACCGGGTGGCTGATATTCCTATCTCGCTACCTACTTGTGGGATAGCGCCTGACTATGAACCTACGCCAGAAAACGCTGCTACTGATTGGTCTGACTCTTGCGGGTTTAATTGGAGTCCTTTACGCTAGTTTATCTACAATCTTTCGGGCTAGTTTTGCGGAACTAGAGGAACGAAACGTTCACCAGAATGTGCGACGGGTGCAGGAGGCTTTTTTCGATGAAGTTGAAACGTTAAACACCACAGCGGCAGATTATGCGAAGTGGGATGATACCTATACCTTTATTAATCAGTTCAATCAGGACTTTGTTCGAGCTAATTTATTAGATGAAAATTTTGTCCGCCTTCGGCTCAACATGGTTCTGTTGTTTAACACTCAAGGACAACAAGTTGTCGGCAAAGGTTTCAATCTGCAACAGGAGAAAGAAGCTCCTATTTCAGACAGCTTTCAAAAATACCTGAATCCCAATAGCTTGTTATTAAAGCACTCCAATCCCAGGAGCAACATTACGGGTATTGTGCTTCTGCCCGAAGGTTTTTTGATGATGTCTTCCCATCCCATTCTTAATAGCCAAGGCACGGGTTCGATTCGCGGTTCTCTGATCATGGGAAGCTACCTCAACGACAAGAGAATCAAAGAATTGGCTAAACGGACTCAATTATCTCTGAGTGTATACCGAGTAGATGATACTCAGTTGCCGCCCGATTTTCAAGCGGTGCGTTCTGCCCTGTTCGACTCTTCCCGCAGAACTCAAGCATCACAACTGAACAATCAACCAATACCGATTATTATCCGACCACTCAGTGATGATGCGATCGCCGGCTACACCCTACTCCGAGATATTAATGACAAGCCTGCTTTATTGGTGCGGGCAGATATGCCCAGAGAAATTTATCAACAAGGACAAGTAAGCCTGCGTTATCTGATTTTTTCCCTTCTTGGCGTGGGTATTATCTTTAGCGTCGTCGCTTTATTCCTCTTAGAAAAAATGGTGCTGTCTCGGTTGGCAAATCTCAGCGCCAATGTTGAACAAATCGGCACCAGTACTGACTTATCGCTGCGTGTATTTGTAACGGGTAAGGATGAATTAACGACGCTGGGAAACACGATTAATTCCATGTTGGATGCCTTGGAATCTTCCGCCCAAAAAGTCGTAGCCGAACGGGAAAGGGCGGAGCGTCTGCTGCTGAATATTTTACCACCATCGATCGCCAAGCGTTTGGGACAAAATCAGGATACGATTGCCGATAGCTTTGAGGAAGCCACTGTTTTATTTGCCGATATCGTTAATTTCACCAATCTTTCCAGTCAGATATCGCCTACAGAAATTGTGAGCCTGCTGAATGAAATTTTTTCTAGATTCGATCGCTTGTTAGAACAATATGGTTTAGAAAAAATCAAGACAATTGGCGATTCTTACATGGTCGTAGGTGGCTTGCCCTTAATTCGCCCCGATCATGCTGAGGCGGTTGCAGGATTTGCCTTAGATATGCAACAGCAAATTCAGGAATTTAATGCGGAAAGAGGTCAAGCGTTCAGTATGCGAATTGGCATTAATACAGGACCTGTTGTCGCTGGAGTCATT
The Microcoleus sp. AS-A8 genome window above contains:
- a CDS encoding tetratricopeptide repeat protein, with product MQLKSMGLIAVVTLLAGISTPVSALTVNRHTPQAQQTELLAMSGPQLAQTQSAEFEQWFNQGSSLLKQETYAEALKAFAQAIRLNPNSAEAWEGQGAALYGLEQYQEASVAFQKAVELDPKFIAAWVELGNALDDAGQPVEALKAYDEALRLDPNDESAWYNRGVTLGRLERYEESVAAYDQAVRINPNDESAWYNRGNDLAKLKRYEDAIASYDRAIEINSKIEKVWFNRGIALANLQRYQDAIASFNEALRINPNNARARENRDLLQQQVGQHSESEVV
- a CDS encoding HAMP domain-containing protein → MNLRQKTLLLIGLTLAGLIGVLYASLSTIFRASFAELEERNVHQNVRRVQEAFFDEVETLNTTAADYAKWDDTYTFINQFNQDFVRANLLDENFVRLRLNMVLLFNTQGQQVVGKGFNLQQEKEAPISDSFQKYLNPNSLLLKHSNPRSNITGIVLLPEGFLMMSSHPILNSQGTGSIRGSLIMGSYLNDKRIKELAKRTQLSLSVYRVDDTQLPPDFQAVRSALFDSSRRTQASQLNNQPIPIIIRPLSDDAIAGYTLLRDINDKPALLVRADMPREIYQQGQVSLRYLIFSLLGVGIIFSVVALFLLEKMVLSRLANLSANVEQIGTSTDLSLRVFVTGKDELTTLGNTINSMLDALESSAQKVVAERERAERLLLNILPPSIAKRLGQNQDTIADSFEEATVLFADIVNFTNLSSQISPTEIVSLLNEIFSRFDRLLEQYGLEKIKTIGDSYMVVGGLPLIRPDHAEAVAGFALDMQQQIQEFNAERGQAFSMRIGINTGPVVAGVIGLKKFIYDLWGDTVNTASRMESHGIPGAIQVSSATYERLKDKYLFEERGTIDVKGKGEMTTYLLKSKKL
- the apcB gene encoding allophycocyanin subunit beta translates to MRDAVTSLIRRYDGTGRYLDRNAIDSLKSYFETGTGRIAAAAVINGNAAAIVKQAGSQLFDELPELIRPGGNAYTTRRYAACLRDMDYYLRYASYALVAGDMNVLDERVLQGLRETYNSLGVPIAPTVRGVQLMKDIVKDMAAEAGVQNTGFIDQPFDHLTRELSEQDL